The Buteo buteo chromosome Z, bButBut1.hap1.1, whole genome shotgun sequence region CCGGACAAAGTAAGAACATAGGTGCTTCATATTACCCATTTACATTATTAcataatgcaagaaaaaatacaagtaataAATAGACAAATCTGCTCATAGCAACAGAAGCATTACCACACATTGTACACAATGCTATAGAATACAGTTACACAGAATTTGTTTGCAAGCTCAGTTTGCTATTCGTACCTCTAAGggtaccactttttttttttttttttttttttaaattaaacaaagccAGAGGGCTATGTTCCctgaaagaacaaaggaaagcCTCTAGACACTCTTTTGAGAACAAGGTCTACTTCTGAGTCATTGGAAACTGTTTTACTGCTTCGCAAtattcagtaatattttatacttttaaaaaagagcattAAACATTTAAGTATTCAAGTGTCTTCAGTCAAAGTACATATTCATACAATTTACTCCAATCTACAAGTGAAAGTATTACTTCAGTTTCAGAAGACAACAAGACCCTCCACTTGCCTGTATCCCTACGGGAGCTTCTCCCTTGCTTCCCTGAATTAGAGCTGTGCAAGGGAGCATGGCAATAGCTGGGAAACTGCAATCACTGTTATTCTACAATACAGTACAGAGTAGAAGTAGTTCTTTATGTTTTAGAAACTGCTATACTTAAAGCCTGTCTCTTTTAACTAACCTAATATGGAAGGTATTAAATATTAACTTGtacaaaacttaaaatttaTCTTACCTGCTGTTGTGTTTGCACTAACGACTCTAAGTACTCGATAATAACAGTTTTAAAGTCTTTCACTCGTTCCTtctgttaataaataaattatggCATATTAACCTCTTAACCAATTTTACTTGGAATGTCAATATTATCTAAAGTAAAACTGTCATTTACTTGGACAAAATTATACGTGCCTCAAATCTTCCCACTTCCTTGCGAATGGTTTTGGAGATCTGTTCAAAATCtttttccccttgctgaacTTTTGTCTCCCACTGGCAAAGGAAAGACATGCAGAGATAATAAGACTTTGTGTTGTCCATTCAGTCTATCAGTATCTGAACTTTTTTTAGTATATCAGTGATAGTCACTCAAGAGCTGAAAAGGAcctatttgggtttttttggcatacTTAAGGGAGTCTTAAAACAACAATTTCAAAGTAACGATTTGTGTAATAGGATGTAATCAAATCAGTTAGAACAATAGTATCTCTAAGGTAATGCTATCTGTagatgaaatgtgaaaatatctTAGTATTGCTGTTCAGGAACACTTAgtaacatttctttaaagattcatcagaaaggaaaaaggatctCTAAAGCTTTACCTGCTATTCCGTTTACAAACACCACTATAAAAGGAATCTAAACCTGTAAGTTTTCTGTGACTACCTGTCCCATCAAGTGTGGAAGAGTCTCAAAAGTCAGTTCCCTGTACTTTCCTAATCCCAGAAGAAATGACTAGATCTTCATCTCTGCCTATAGTCAAGTATATGATTATCTCTACCATGTTTCTGTTGCAGGTGACAAGCTATTGAGAATGTGTTTATTGGCTTTCCAGTCAGAACAAATGCATGTTGCTTAAGCAAGCCAAAGCACATGCTTTCTTGTTCTGTGGGAACTGTTTTCATAGAAAGCAGGAGTACAAAAGTTATTGCAGTTAAGAAGagcacaaaaggaaaattcagagGAAGTGATGCTGCTTGTGGGGTTTTGCCGTACTGGGAGTGTGGCATTCATGTAACAGCACATGACACTAGATTATGTTTCTCCTTAGTTTATGGGAAAAGACATCCAGCTACACAATAAGAGATCATCATCATCTACACTACCTTATAACTGCTTTTATACACCTATTAATATTGTTAGTTTTAACCTATGAGTCTCACACTTCAGATGCATGCAGGCTaccatatttaaaatgcagttgtaTTAGTTCACCTCAATATACTAACTGACTCACGGGAGCCAATATATCCAGTAACACTTATCTTCCTCAGAaaagggcagcagggaagcaaCACACTTCAATATACCATATTCCTGTTAGCAGTCCAGGGGTGCTACTTACTCACAACAGCATTTTGTGATGCAGTGCCAAGTTACTATTGTGGTATGAGATGAACATCATCTATGTTCCAACAGATTTCTAcgtatttatatttttagtttataTTTATTCAGAGTCCCCTTACTGCCTTTTCAGATATACATTATGAAGCTATGCAGTAAGTCATAATAGGATGTCCTTCACGAAAGAACAGCCTGAATAGTTATCTAATAACTGAAACAATACAAAACTCAGCCAAGGAAAAGGTAGATTAAGACTGCCTGTGCCTTCCTACCACAGCAACTAGAGGGGCCTGCGACTTCAGTGAAAGCTTCTATAGGCCTAATGGATCCAACATCCCACAGTTTCATCATGTCCAAATGTCAGGTCCTATACGAATTATCACTAGATAATAGTCTGCCATCTTACAGTTTCtgacaaaaagaaatttctccttATTCAATATGCTGTTTCTAGGACTGTTCTTTGGCCTTTTATTGGCAAAAAGCAACTAAGTCATGGATGAAGCTCAAGCTGTGTAGGCTTCCACTTTGCAGTTTCTCTGCCAGAAGGGACTACTATTACAGAATTCAGCAACTCTGAACATATTTCAATGGCAGCAATAACTTCAATCAGCACATTCAAACTGTGGGTTTACTAACAACCTTCTCTAATCATCCAATaaagtaggaaaaataaatcttcaggAACAACataattaattcttttaataCTGAGACTAGGAAAGGATCACCAAGTATTTCCTACTACTTCCAATACTCAGGAAGTATTTTCAGCAAGGCATTCCAGCTCACTTGTATTGTAGATGGATGGGTGACATCAAGAGAGGCAACCAGCAAGAACGTAGTCACACAAGAGTGACACTAAGTTTTCCCAGtaaacaaaagcctttttttaagaaaaagaaagccaagtTAATGAGTAACTTCAACACTGTATGCAAAATATATTGAAGGGCAGAAGGAACAAAGCAGCATGTGGTTAGTGACCAATGAGGAAGCCAAACAAAGTAACTGTGTAAGAGAGCTTGAAATCTGTAATGATGTTCTCCCATTATTTAATGGGAGAATACTGGTGTGTAATTAGAATGcattaatgttaaataattAAGTTGTCCTACCTCTTCAATTTCCTTAGTGAAGCATGATagaaaaaatgtataaattatGACACTTCAACatgttagatttatttttactgaaattacaccatatatacatacatatatatatatatgggtaGATATGCTACATAATTAAGCAAAACATGGGAACAGTTCTCCATTAGTTATATATATGTGGGTAGATATGCTgcaaaattaaggaaaacatGGGAACAGTTCTCCATTAGTTATCTTAGCTGGATTTTAGCTTTAGAAGCCAAGAGATGCTTCTCTTCCTACCCAAGCATTCTGTTAACAGTTAAAAGCATTATTTAACTTGTCCATGTTCCCCTCCTCCCATCTCCCAGACTCTGTAGAGACAGTATTAACTGCCTTACAGATCTTACAATGAATAACAATTGcatacatttaatattttaaataaattccttttaacaatttcagtaaatatggaaaacagcaaatgaGTAAGtgatttgtaaataaaaatgctataaaGTAGTGCATTAATGCAGAATGAATGAGTTAATGCAGAAAGTCTGACTTCCAAAATAATGTTTGATAACAGACATTACCTCCTTTATCTCATCTTTAGCTTGCTGCAATTTATCAGGTTTGTTGGCAAGTTGGAGCTTTGCTTCAGCTTCAcgttttttttgtaaagtgaCCTGAGCATCTTGCCACTTCTGCCAGCATTTCATTCGATGATCAAACACACCCTGTAAGGATAGACAAATTTATTAAACAACTGGAATTGTTAGAGCTAAATTCCTAGTAGGAAAAGGTAATTCTGGATAAAGCTGGAACAAGTATACTCAAAGAAACGTCACTATGCCCACCACATGTCTTGCATTTCATTTGACGGCATGCTTGCACAGCTCAATACCTTCCacaatgtcgtggtttaaccccagccagcaactaagcaccacgcagctgctcactcactccccccctccccccagtgggatgggggagaaaatcaggaaaagaagcaaaacccgtgggttgagataagaacagtttaatagaacagaaaagaagaaactaataatgataatgataacactaataaaatgacaacagcaataatgaaaggattggaatgtacaaatgatgcgaagggcaattgctcaccacccacccaccgacacccagctagtccctgagcagcgattccctgccctcacttcccagttcctataccagatgggacgtcccatggtatggaatacaccgttggccagtttgggtcagctgccctgggtatgtcctgtgccaacttcttgtgcccctccagctttctcgctggctgggcatgagaagctgaaaaatccttgacttgagactaaacgCTAggtagcaacaactgaaaacatcagtgttatcaacattcttggcatactgaactcaaaacgtagcactgtaccagctactaggaagacagttaactctatcccagctggaACCAGGACACACAAATAACAGGGTATTCAAGAAGCCTTTTCAGAGCAGTCACCTTAGTGCTCCAGACCATTTTATGTTCCTCATTCCATCAAAACAGTACCAAAACAACAACTACAAAATGCTCTATTATGCAAATACTTCTCTAAATGCAGATCCTAGCGAACTTTTCATGCATATAGATTACATGCATATTCAGCAATACATTTTTGTTAGCAATGGACTAATGCAGCAGAATTAAAGTACAcatatggggggaaaaaaaaaaaggaaactagaagaaaaaatatatactcCCAGCAATCTAGCAAGTTCAAAGCTATTTCTGGATAAAAGTCATAGACACACCTTCCCATGTCAAAACCTAATTATGTTATGCAGCATAACTTACACCAAAAttgagtattttctttaatgacatATAGATCCACaaattgtatttgtttcttatttACAGAAACTATTGGCTATCTACCGAATACAGCCAAATTATGTTCTTGAAAAGTTATGGGCatactgtaaaaataagtaACCTGAAAGAAACAAGTACATTATGCTTAGTCACAGCAGTGTATGGCATCCCTAAATACTGTGTACAATTAGTACTGCTCAACGTAGAAGGTGTTCACCACTTACATTTTGTCTGTATCTTATTAATCCACTCCTAATTTTGATCACAACCATTTTTATCATTGGAATAACTCATCATGGATGTGTTCATTTTACTCAGCTAAAACTTCAGGCAAAAACTTAGTCTTGACTGTGTTATGATGTGTGCAAATGCACACATTCATTTACCCTAAGTGTACAAGTTGAGGAATATGactttaaacacaaaaatcagtatttttgctAGTAGTACTCACTTTTACTGCAGCAATGAGACGAATGTAATCACCAAGAAGTTCTGCGAACACATAGAAATCAGCAAAAGCTTGTTCTTGATGCAATTGATCTATCTTCTCCTCAACCTCTGCAAGCTGAGACAAAGCTCTAGACAGAGCAGTGTGGTCCTCAGAATTACCTAACATGGCAGCACTTTTAGCAAAGGCAGCTATGTTGGCTGAAagctctgaaatacagaagtaatGTTCAGTACAATATAGCTAATTTGTTACATTACTATGTAGCATAGATCAGTGGAGCAGAGGCCTCTGCCCTATTTCAACCCTAACTTCACCAACTGGAAAATATTAGCTGCATTTCCTGAAGCTCATGATAAAATACACAAGATCACAATGAAACCACATGTAGGAGAACAACtcctgcacaaaaaaaatctgcacaaGTAAATGTTTTGCTGAGCCTGTTAATGTCATGCCTACCTACTCTGTCTACcaaaagacatggaaaaaacTGTCACTTTGCTATTATCCAACTGCCTagttcagagaaaaagcaagcccacaaaacaaaagccaagtCACCTACATAGCAAAtccaaaaaaattttaacaggTCTACAGCACAGTTGTTCCATGCAGTTCAGAGTGGGAGAAAACCCTAACTATTTCACAAAACCACCACCCCCATGAATGGAATTTGTTTCTGTTGGGCTTTTTTATTGACTAAAATACCTTTAACTGTGCATACTGTAATGTATTGACACATTCGGACatgccttaaaagaaaaaaaaaacccacataccAGCATGTTTGGCATCTATGAATGTCAAGTTTTGAGCTTATTTATTAAGAAATACTAGGGCAATTGTCTCATCAAATCCCATGTAAGTCATCCTGTACAAAGTTAAGTCCTACAAAGGAACTTTGAGCAAATGTTTAATGCAAATTGCTTCAGGATTAAAAGTGCAGGTTTGTTTGCAACCGTGCTGCTTCTGTGGAATCATTAGAACACCTGAAATGTTTGTAGAAGCAAAAtgtcttcaaatatttaaaacccTTACAATTTAAGCacaactcttaaaaaaaaaaaaaaacaaagcaaacccaaTTCTTCAGACCTATAAGCAGGTGTCAAATCAAGAGTAAACAAAcacttccattttccatttcttattaaaatacttcttagCCTTGAGGACATCTGGCCAAAGATTTTTACTATAGAGAATAATTCCTGATAGAGTTATGAGAAAGCAACTTGTGACATTTTCATATACTTTTGAAAGTGTAGAGCTGGAAGGTGACCCTATGTTTTAACATAACACAGTAGTGTCAGAAGGCACATTTATGGTCTTCCTTGAACTACAAATCAAAGTTTTAGtggtttagttttttaaaaatcatctgaTGGAAAGCAATCTTTgacaaaacagcagcacaggTGATTAATATATAAACTTACAGGCTTTGCTTCTCTCTAAAATAAGTAAACCAAAAGCCGACATTCTGAGACTAGTTATCTTTCCAGAAAAGTTTACCTTAACAGTAACTTGATGATGTATCATTATGTGGACCAAGTTACGAATAGTAAATTCCTGTTTGAGAGCTTAAACTCAGTTAACAGAACAACACTGAACCAAAAGATATTTAAACGGATTTATGCAGACGCTTTTTGTTCAGAAGGAAACTACTCTTGCCATGAGACCTACAGATACATTTATGGATGTCTACTGTAGTAGAATTACTTGCTAGATATGGTACTGAatctctgcaaaaaaaagataaatatgcTAAATCAGTACAGTGACTTTAGGAATGGCAGATATTCTGGttaaaattaagattaaaaacagCTATAGAAAAATGCTAGGACAGTGTAAACTAAAAGGTACAATTAGAATATTTTAGCATTGAAATATACAGCATAACTCATTAGTTAAGAGCTCTGACATACTAAGCTCTTGTTTCATCACCATTTCCTAAAGTTCTAAGCACTTCAGTTCATGCAGccacataaaaataaagttacCTTTTCTGTGGCAGACTAATGCTTCGACACTGGCATGAAGTTTCCTAAGTTGCTGATCCAGATTCTcaaattgctgctgtttttcttcaaacCACTGACAAAAGATGAAAGAGTCAAGCATTACAAATTAGATTACCAAgaacatttctggttttaaagaaGCAAATTATCCACATACTGCCAGGGTGGTCAACTGATACAGCTAAGAATTCCAGCCAATAAGCAAATTAATAACCCATTTTCTACTTCTACagctttaaaatgcaattgTTGAGGCTCATTAATTTGTCTCATTATTCAAGCCAAAAAATCAGCTCTTACTGCATCCGATTCATTCATCTTGATTGTCATTTTGTTGACAGCATCGGCAGCCTTGTTCACCATCCTCAATATTCCTGCTCCACTCAGAGCCTGGGTGTTAACCGCTCTCGGCAGCTGGAATTGAATGACAAATAAGGGCAAACAGACTGGTTAAAAGGATGGAGGTTTAACTGGGCacaagggggaaagaaaaggatataGGGTTTTCTTTACTCCTATGTGTTTCAATATAGTGGAATCTAATTTCTCAGATTTACTACTTTTACATTCTCCAgaggaaaacttaaaaatatagactatttacttttcttctacatttttacatttaaatggaaCAAACAACCCACTTGTCCAAAGTTATTATGCACTAGCCAAAGGTCCTAACTAGCCACCTATACACTACAGAGAACAAACTGCCACCACAGGAACAGAAAAGCTTAGATTTACAACAAATTAGATGAAAGAAATTCTGTAACACATTTAATTGTAATGCAAGATTTGCACTGAGTGCTGATTATAAAAGGTTAgtatctttttgcttttcaatataGGCCAGATTTCAAAACCTACCTCATGCACATCAAGAGACCTCTGTATTTGCTTAGGTACTTAGAAATCCTCAGGGGTAAGTTAAcaaactttaaatttaattgaTATTGTTATTCAGGCTAGTCTGAATACGCCATACAAGATGGCCCCTTTGTCAGACCATTTACCCTCCATGAGATGTTTTCTCTATCAGCAGCATTGACAAATCCACTGTAAGTTATCTATCAACGATGTTTTTGTCACTATCAAGGTCGCTGTCACTTAGTAGTACAACTAAGTAGTACAACTAAGATACTGACATTGGCCAAAGGACAGTTCAGTATTACACTGAATCCACTATGTACATTTATAAAGAGATATTATGTATCTTTAACAGTATATTTAATATTGCGAAAGGTGCCAAACTGATAGCACAGGTGACTGAAGTCCTCTATTCACAAAACAGCTAGTCTGGCCTGCAGCATTACTAGCACTTTCACATTATCCTACCAATACACCTCAAGTTGGACTCCTAGAGGCAAGGGAGCTGCTTCCAAGCCAGTTTAATTCTTGATCTTATTTAACAATCAGTAACATCAATTATGGGTTTTCACCACGTATGACAAGCTTCACTCAGAACTGGACAGACCAACTCACTTGAGAAACTGCTGAACAGCAAATAGCTTTTGGTCATTACCACTCCAAATTTTATCCGATGCAGAGGCACACCATTACCTAAGTAGCCTCTGCCATTCTATCCCATGAAGGGTACAATCCAATTTCATTTCATCTGAGTTTAGGTGATTACATCTCAGTACAAAGAGAATATATTGCTTTGTAGGTTACCATATCTAGAAACAAATAGGACAACTTAAAAAAACTTAAATACCTCGGAACTTTCCAAGAACTGTCTTAAATCTGGATCCTGTAACAAGGTTGGGTGTTTTACTGTTCGTTGTAGATAcct contains the following coding sequences:
- the SNX2 gene encoding sorting nexin-2, whose translation is MAAEREPPPLGEARPADFEELEEGEDLFTSTVSTLESSPSSPEPASLPAEDLSTNSNGPKPAEIMLDDDREDLFAEATEEVSLDSPERDPILSPEPTPAITPVTPTTLVAPRMESKSVTAPVIFDRSREEIEEEANGDLFDIEINVSDPEKVGDGMNAYMAYRVTTKTSLSMFHKNEFSVKRRFSDFLGLHSKLATKYMHIGYIVPPAPEKSIVGMTKVKVGKEDSSSTEFVEKRRAALERYLQRTVKHPTLLQDPDLRQFLESSELPRAVNTQALSGAGILRMVNKAADAVNKMTIKMNESDAWFEEKQQQFENLDQQLRKLHASVEALVCHRKELSANIAAFAKSAAMLGNSEDHTALSRALSQLAEVEEKIDQLHQEQAFADFYVFAELLGDYIRLIAAVKGVFDHRMKCWQKWQDAQVTLQKKREAEAKLQLANKPDKLQQAKDEIKEWETKVQQGEKDFEQISKTIRKEVGRFEKERVKDFKTVIIEYLESLVQTQQQLIKYWEAFLPEAKAIA